The Streptococcus equi subsp. equi nucleotide sequence GTTTTTTCTTGCTCAGCATGAGACGGAAAAAGTGAGCATAACAAGCAATCAAAAAGAGCAGCTGAATCATGGTCAGGCAAAGACAGCATGCGAAGAACAAGCTGAATAGTGACTCCAAAAGAAGGGCTGGCGCTGATAGTCTTGATCTCATAGAGGCCTTTATGGTTTCCGCTGATAAACGGGGGTATTGCTCACAACATGATTAGGTAAAAAGAGCACAATGATGTCTATATTAACATTATGTGGTTATTATTGAGCGTCATTTAAATATAATAATAGAAAAAATAGTTTAAAAATGGTATAATATTATAAATTAGCTGTAACGCAATTGTCATTTATAGGTTAAGCAAAAGCATAAAGTGACTGGTGTTATCAAGAGCAGCTGAGCGCTGCTGATGGAGAAGTATCTGGAGTAAGTGAGATGAACGAAAATACTAAGCGATTGACAGATCCTATTGTTTTGGAGAAGAGTAGAGCTATAGAAGCTTCGCCTGAGCATCACCAAAAGCTGGAGCAAATTAAAAGCGAGATGAGTGGAAATGCTAGAAAGAATAATCTGGGCTGGCTGGCAATGGTGATAGGCGCAATCATCTTGTATGGCATGGTTGACCGATCTCTTGCCTTATTTCTCATTATCTTTGTGGGGGGCTTGGTTTGGCCGCGGCTGAAAACATTCAAAACAGCAAATGAGCTCTCCTATGTGGATCACTTTTTGCTGCCTGTTTTACAAGAGGCCCTGCCAGATGTCAAGATAGATTACTATTCAGGGATTGAGCTCTCCTTACTAAAGCTTGCAACACCGTCCTCCAGATGGTATGACAGTAATTGCCATATTATTTTTGGAGATGACATGCAGACAGAATTTTGCAATCTTTATGCCTACCATGAGGAAAATGAGGATGATAACTGGCATCGGGTCACTGATTTTAACGGACAGGTGCTGCTGGCTAAATATCATACAGCTATCAAGGGTTATATTAGAATTGTGCCGACTCAAAAGGGCTTTTTGGGCAGAGAAAAGGTCCATAGTGGCTACAAGGCTAAGCTAAAGGGTGAGGTGCAGCTGGAAATGGAGGACATTCGCTTTAATGAAACGTACAATGTGTACTGCACAGATGAATTAAGCGCTAGAATGCTCTTAAATCCTTATATGCTGGCAGTGCTTGATGAATGGAGAGAGGAGATGCCTGTAGCAGTTTATATGAATGGTGATACTGTTGTTGTGTCCTTCTATTCCGGTCAACAGCTCTTGAAAACCCCTAGCTCTAGAGGGGCTATTGAAAAGCTATCGTTAAGTAGCGAATATGAAAACATTCAAGACAAGCTTGTTAAGATGTACCGCTTGTTGGA carries:
- a CDS encoding membrane protein, encoding MNENTKRLTDPIVLEKSRAIEASPEHHQKLEQIKSEMSGNARKNNLGWLAMVIGAIILYGMVDRSLALFLIIFVGGLVWPRLKTFKTANELSYVDHFLLPVLQEALPDVKIDYYSGIELSLLKLATPSSRWYDSNCHIIFGDDMQTEFCNLYAYHEENEDDNWHRVTDFNGQVLLAKYHTAIKGYIRIVPTQKGFLGREKVHSGYKAKLKGEVQLEMEDIRFNETYNVYCTDELSARMLLNPYMLAVLDEWREEMPVAVYMNGDTVVVSFYSGQQLLKTPSSRGAIEKLSLSSEYENIQDKLVKMYRLLDTLNHQL